Proteins encoded together in one Candidatus Melainabacteria bacterium window:
- a CDS encoding phosphoribosylformylglycinamidine cyclo-ligase — protein MMTKSITYKDSGVDIEAGNKTVEYIKPLAKKTYRPEVISGVGGFSGLFQIPNKYKDPVLVACTDGVGTKLKLAFRLNKHETIGIDLVAMCINDLICSGAEPLFFLDYFATGKLSPIQAKEVIKGITDGCLESNCTLLGGETAELPGFYKNNEYDLAGFAVGIVERNNIIDGLKIQEGDLLIGIESSGLHSNGYSLAQKVFFEIAKWDINYKHPKLDKSIGEILLTPTFIYAKLIRDLIAKFEIKGIANITGGGLSENIPRIFPENISCKINLNSWQKPVIFKLIQETGNIENNEMLKTFNCGIGIVIIVNKNIEENISKEIQKEGFKSYKIGKVIKDTSKKVFYEG, from the coding sequence ATGATGACTAAAAGTATTACATACAAAGATTCAGGAGTTGACATAGAAGCAGGCAATAAAACTGTTGAGTATATTAAGCCTCTTGCAAAAAAAACTTATAGACCTGAGGTAATCTCAGGAGTTGGTGGATTTAGCGGGCTTTTTCAAATTCCAAATAAATATAAAGATCCTGTTTTAGTTGCTTGTACTGATGGAGTAGGAACAAAACTAAAACTTGCTTTTAGATTAAATAAACACGAAACAATTGGCATAGATCTAGTAGCAATGTGCATAAACGATCTAATTTGTTCAGGGGCTGAACCATTATTTTTTTTAGATTACTTTGCAACAGGGAAATTATCTCCGATCCAAGCTAAAGAAGTAATAAAAGGAATTACAGATGGTTGTTTAGAATCAAACTGTACTTTACTTGGTGGAGAAACTGCAGAACTTCCTGGATTTTATAAAAACAATGAATATGATTTAGCAGGATTTGCAGTAGGAATTGTTGAAAGAAATAATATTATTGATGGTTTAAAAATCCAAGAAGGAGACTTATTAATTGGAATTGAAAGTTCTGGTCTGCATAGCAATGGCTATAGTTTAGCCCAGAAAGTATTTTTTGAAATTGCAAAATGGGATATAAATTACAAGCATCCGAAATTAGATAAATCAATAGGTGAAATTCTTTTAACGCCAACTTTCATCTATGCAAAACTAATTCGAGATTTAATAGCTAAATTTGAAATAAAAGGAATTGCAAACATTACAGGTGGCGGACTAAGTGAAAATATCCCAAGGATTTTTCCGGAAAATATAAGCTGCAAAATAAATTTAAACTCGTGGCAAAAACCTGTAATATTTAAATTAATTCAAGAAACTGGAAACATTGAAAACAATGAAATGCTTAAAACTTTTAATTGTGGAATTGGAATAGTAATAATAGTCAATAAAAACATAGAAGAAAATATTTCTAAAGAAATACAGAAAGAAGGATTTAAAAGCTATAAAATTGGAAAGGTAATAAAAGACACTAGTAAAAAAGTGTTTTATGAAGGATAG
- the nth gene encoding endonuclease III: MRIEIKKILLLLKKQYPNVKTALSHKNPLELLIATILSAQCTDARVNIVTKNLFKKYKKARDYADANVSDFEKEIYSTGFFRNKAKNIIASCQIIDKKYNGKVPDNFEKLLELPGVARKTANCVMGNAFNVPSGVIVDTHVLRIAQRLGLTKNTDPNKVEQDLIKIIPRDEWISFSHMIIEHGRKICDARKPKCEICMLNKLCFYSSILHKTLFY, from the coding sequence TTGAGAATTGAGATAAAGAAAATTCTTCTGCTTTTAAAAAAGCAGTATCCTAATGTAAAAACTGCTTTAAGTCATAAAAATCCTCTTGAACTTTTAATAGCTACAATTTTATCTGCACAGTGTACAGATGCGAGAGTAAACATTGTAACTAAAAACCTTTTTAAAAAGTATAAAAAAGCAAGAGACTATGCAGATGCAAATGTTAGTGATTTTGAAAAAGAAATTTATTCAACAGGATTTTTTAGGAATAAAGCAAAAAATATAATTGCTTCTTGTCAGATTATTGATAAAAAGTATAATGGCAAAGTCCCGGATAACTTTGAAAAATTATTAGAACTTCCTGGTGTTGCAAGAAAAACAGCAAACTGTGTTATGGGAAATGCTTTTAATGTGCCTTCTGGAGTTATAGTAGATACTCATGTTTTAAGAATTGCTCAGAGATTAGGACTTACTAAAAATACAGATCCAAATAAAGTTGAACAAGATCTAATAAAAATAATTCCAAGAGATGAATGGATAAGTTTTAGTCATATGATAATTGAGCACGGTAGAAAAATCTGTGATGCGCGAAAGCCTAAATGTGAAATTTGTATGTTAAATAAATTATGTTTTTACTCCTCTATCCTTCATAAAACACTTTTTTACTAG
- a CDS encoding response regulator transcription factor, translating to MLSQENNKLNTQTDIVQVTVEPDFLIKYNPSRKRALQLMASGWSNASIAEDLNFSTKNIESITTFLIRLAKIYDTNGYINPRARLVAKCYYAKKLKYFPSQEPPNELLTEDQTATLLLVAAGLSNKTTGKILGISEKTIESRLNNLFLSFGINTKANKVINPRLRLISIANARQNITFEAFEQVWLKTTNEDLDAAVNNPQELRETVLQIAKKLIEEAPKFRNNAHKQRMHAAQDERVQYVHPEQSQNLYTRLNPQTNPQNKEEHR from the coding sequence TTGCTTTCTCAAGAAAATAATAAGCTAAATACACAAACAGATATTGTACAAGTTACAGTAGAGCCAGATTTTTTAATTAAATATAATCCAAGCAGAAAAAGAGCTCTTCAATTAATGGCAAGCGGTTGGTCAAATGCATCAATAGCAGAAGATTTAAATTTTTCAACTAAAAATATTGAATCAATTACAACATTTTTAATTCGTTTAGCAAAAATCTATGATACTAACGGTTACATAAATCCAAGAGCAAGACTTGTTGCTAAATGTTATTATGCAAAAAAATTAAAATACTTTCCCTCACAAGAACCACCAAATGAATTACTAACAGAAGATCAAACAGCAACATTATTACTTGTAGCTGCAGGACTATCAAACAAAACCACAGGAAAAATTCTTGGTATATCAGAAAAAACTATAGAGAGTCGATTAAACAATTTGTTTTTATCATTTGGGATTAACACAAAAGCAAACAAAGTTATAAATCCAAGACTAAGGCTAATTTCAATAGCTAACGCAAGACAAAATATTACGTTTGAAGCTTTCGAACAAGTCTGGTTAAAAACTACCAATGAAGATCTTGATGCAGCAGTTAACAATCCTCAAGAACTTAGAGAAACAGTTCTTCAGATTGCTAAAAAGTTAATAGAAGAAGCACCTAAATTCAGAAACAATGCACATAAGCAACGAATGCATGCAGCACAAGATGAACGAGTACAATATGTACACCCTGAACAATCTCAGAATTTATACACAAGATTAAATCCTCAAACAAATCCTCAAAACAAAGAGGAACACAGGTAA
- a CDS encoding 16S rRNA (uracil(1498)-N(3))-methyltransferase, with the protein MAYRFFLNPTQVNWQEKKASIIDSEQIYKVSNVLRLRENDQVVLLDGNGIIYNAQILSCFSRSIQCRLLSRRTVNTEPNLRITIAQALLKGPKFDYALQKNTEIGVCEFIPITCERTVVQIKEEGIVRELGRRISRYQNIVQSAAEQSERGLIPKVQDILSIDELIKINLSGYDLKLICLERTQSNGIKEVLNSLQDKVQKVLVLIGPEGGFTESEIRTVTSNGFKSVSLGRRIYRSETAGIVISSILFFYFNDL; encoded by the coding sequence ATGGCTTATCGATTTTTTTTAAATCCTACTCAAGTTAATTGGCAAGAAAAAAAAGCTAGCATTATTGATTCTGAGCAAATATATAAAGTTTCAAATGTCTTACGATTAAGAGAAAATGATCAGGTTGTTCTTTTGGATGGGAATGGCATTATTTATAATGCTCAAATTCTTTCATGTTTTTCTAGATCTATCCAATGCAGGCTTTTAAGCAGACGAACTGTAAACACGGAACCAAATTTAAGAATTACAATTGCACAAGCGTTATTAAAGGGACCTAAATTTGATTATGCACTACAAAAAAATACTGAAATAGGAGTTTGTGAATTTATTCCAATAACTTGTGAACGTACAGTTGTACAAATCAAAGAAGAAGGAATAGTCAGAGAGTTAGGCAGAAGAATCTCCAGATATCAAAACATAGTACAAAGTGCTGCTGAACAATCTGAGCGAGGATTAATACCAAAAGTTCAAGATATTTTATCTATAGATGAATTAATAAAGATAAATTTATCCGGATATGATCTTAAGTTAATTTGTTTAGAAAGAACTCAGTCTAATGGAATAAAAGAAGTATTAAATAGTTTGCAGGATAAAGTACAAAAGGTACTAGTACTAATTGGACCTGAAGGTGGTTTTACTGAAAGTGAAATAAGAACTGTTACCTCAAATGGATTTAAGTCAGTAAGTTTAGGAAGAAGAATTTATCGTTCAGAAACAGCAGGCATAGTAATATCTAGTATTTTATTTTTTTATTTTAATGATCTGTAG
- a CDS encoding caspase family protein gives MGSSIVRIGGLSIPILVGALFAGENNVDSKKPPVLKAQGINVQLNQPLTNRGNEYALTLREIYGFESREIYIRNLLEKLNPQLLSSVSNFKDDTALSSFNKKHDLSLVCIGIKSEPAEFVFIDNNYFLGKSQIPLRVALTYEEVTNIKTKQSLEQLLEKKLSAHINDMCEQYAVWSEPYQYDFQKNSGACMFALSLEGLSGMETDLARVLETYRRDYGMSLSALCIDDIHKEELLQVLGDEGFCDIPEIVSGTKSEILRQLESSLKKAIDEKKSVFMFHYMNHGNEDGGILASDYETMEPKEIAEIISRPYKGQSLCAQIDITIWAGSCFSGSQLDGIKNYFQERKEIPVKNLRIITESKYTSAGAGTTPENASLVSDLMTDKSGPLDYYCSWYKEYLQHLTSKGVKIERPVGTYLHKIKFADLMTQYDTSNRQDSQGFHYSNDPKTKKLIEQYFTQTKPNISVNNYMQNVA, from the coding sequence ATGGGAAGCTCTATTGTTCGTATTGGTGGCTTATCTATTCCAATACTTGTAGGAGCATTATTTGCTGGTGAAAATAATGTTGATTCAAAGAAGCCTCCAGTATTAAAGGCCCAAGGGATTAATGTTCAACTTAATCAACCTCTAACAAATCGAGGTAATGAATATGCTCTTACACTTAGGGAAATATATGGATTTGAAAGTAGAGAAATATACATTAGGAATTTACTTGAAAAATTAAATCCACAATTGTTATCATCAGTCTCAAATTTTAAAGATGATACAGCATTAAGTTCATTTAACAAAAAACATGATTTATCTCTTGTTTGTATAGGAATTAAAAGTGAACCTGCTGAATTTGTTTTTATTGATAACAATTACTTTTTGGGTAAAAGTCAGATACCACTTAGAGTTGCACTTACTTATGAAGAAGTTACAAATATAAAAACAAAGCAAAGTTTAGAACAACTTCTAGAAAAAAAACTCAGTGCTCATATAAATGATATGTGTGAGCAGTATGCTGTATGGAGTGAACCTTATCAATATGATTTTCAAAAAAATAGTGGAGCCTGCATGTTTGCTCTTTCTTTAGAAGGATTGTCAGGCATGGAAACAGATCTTGCAAGAGTACTTGAAACATATAGGAGAGATTATGGAATGTCTCTTAGTGCTTTATGCATAGATGATATTCATAAAGAAGAACTTTTACAAGTTTTAGGAGACGAGGGTTTTTGTGATATTCCTGAAATTGTATCTGGTACTAAAAGTGAAATATTGAGGCAGCTTGAAAGCTCTCTTAAAAAAGCAATTGATGAAAAAAAATCAGTGTTTATGTTTCATTACATGAATCATGGAAATGAAGATGGTGGTATATTGGCATCTGATTATGAAACTATGGAACCTAAAGAAATTGCAGAGATTATTTCACGACCTTACAAAGGACAATCACTTTGTGCACAAATAGATATTACAATTTGGGCAGGTTCTTGTTTTTCTGGCAGTCAACTAGATGGGATAAAAAATTACTTCCAGGAAAGAAAAGAGATACCTGTTAAAAATCTTAGAATAATAACTGAATCAAAATACACATCAGCTGGAGCAGGCACTACTCCTGAAAATGCTTCTTTAGTAAGTGATTTAATGACTGATAAATCAGGGCCATTAGATTATTATTGCTCTTGGTACAAGGAGTACCTACAGCATCTTACAAGTAAGGGAGTAAAAATAGAAAGACCTGTTGGTACTTACTTACATAAAATTAAGTTTGCAGATCTTATGACGCAGTATGATACTTCAAATAGACAAGATTCACAAGGGTTTCACTATTCAAATGATCCAAAGACTAAGAAATTAATAGAACAATATTTTACTCAAACAAAACCAAATATTAGTGTGAATAATTATATGCAAAATGTTGCTTAA
- a CDS encoding tryptophanase — MSWQWQTIIEPFKIKSVEPLGFTDHEERKKVLEEACYNLFKIPADKVLIDLLTDSGTSAMSSEQWAAIMRGDESYAGARSFYIFEKTVRELTGYKEIIPAHQGRAAERILFSFVAGKGKCIPSNSLFDTTRANIETTGAEALDLPVQEALDFESSYPFKGDIDLEKLEKVLKERSSDVPLVLITVTNNSLGGQPVSMKNLKDTKKICKKYNVPFFLDAARFAENVYFIKLRESSYADWDTKSIAKELFSQADGCLVSAKKDGLVNMGGFLAMNNSSWAKKAREIEIIGEGFPTYGGLAGRDLEAIAQGLTEVLDEEYLKYRIKSVAYLGEGLRKDGIPILEPPGGHAIYINAKKFLSHIPPQEFPGQALACALYLEGGIRASEIGSLMFGKSNNGIFIPAKMELLRLALPRRVYTQSHMDYVIEVFSYLAKKKDKLQGLKLVETSPILSHFTARLLPT, encoded by the coding sequence ATGTCCTGGCAATGGCAAACAATTATTGAGCCTTTTAAAATTAAATCTGTTGAGCCTTTAGGTTTTACTGATCATGAAGAAAGAAAAAAAGTTTTAGAAGAAGCTTGCTATAACCTTTTTAAAATTCCAGCAGATAAAGTTTTAATTGATCTTTTAACAGACTCTGGTACTTCTGCAATGTCTTCTGAACAATGGGCTGCTATTATGCGTGGTGATGAGTCTTATGCAGGAGCAAGAAGTTTTTATATTTTTGAAAAAACAGTAAGAGAGCTTACTGGATACAAAGAAATAATTCCTGCTCATCAAGGCCGTGCAGCAGAAAGAATTTTATTTTCATTTGTTGCAGGGAAAGGGAAATGCATCCCATCTAATTCACTTTTTGATACTACAAGAGCAAATATTGAAACTACTGGGGCAGAAGCTTTAGACTTGCCTGTACAAGAAGCATTAGATTTTGAGAGCTCTTATCCTTTTAAAGGAGATATTGACTTAGAAAAACTTGAGAAAGTTCTTAAAGAGAGATCATCTGATGTTCCTCTTGTATTAATTACTGTTACAAATAATTCATTAGGTGGTCAGCCTGTTTCAATGAAGAATTTAAAAGATACAAAAAAAATTTGTAAAAAATATAATGTTCCATTTTTTCTTGATGCAGCGAGGTTTGCAGAAAATGTTTATTTTATTAAGCTAAGAGAATCTAGCTATGCTGATTGGGATACAAAGTCTATTGCAAAAGAATTATTTTCCCAGGCTGATGGTTGTCTTGTGAGTGCAAAAAAGGACGGGCTAGTAAATATGGGTGGTTTTCTTGCGATGAATAATAGTAGCTGGGCAAAAAAAGCAAGAGAAATTGAAATTATTGGTGAAGGATTTCCTACATATGGTGGTTTAGCAGGAAGAGATTTAGAAGCTATTGCTCAAGGTTTAACTGAAGTGTTAGATGAGGAGTATCTAAAGTACAGAATAAAATCCGTAGCTTATTTAGGTGAAGGACTTAGAAAAGATGGTATTCCAATTTTAGAACCACCTGGTGGACATGCCATCTATATAAATGCTAAGAAATTTCTCTCTCATATTCCACCACAAGAATTCCCAGGACAAGCTCTTGCTTGCGCATTGTATCTAGAAGGAGGTATACGTGCATCTGAAATTGGTAGTCTTATGTTTGGTAAATCAAATAATGGAATTTTCATTCCTGCAAAAATGGAACTTTTAAGACTTGCACTGCCAAGACGAGTTTACACACAAAGCCATATGGATTATGTGATCGAGGTATTTAGTTACTTAGCAAAAAAGAAAGATAAGCTCCAAGGATTAAAGCTTGTAGAAACTTCACCAATATTGAGTCATTTTACTGCAAGACTTCTGCCAACTTAA
- a CDS encoding GNAT family N-acetyltransferase: MNLELLTNNLVIEKASQSDWKSILKLLEETRLTRWFSGKENYKNFFVIKDSSDNNSICCFAIEFENKIGILKSFAVRKDLQGKGIGKFITNKIPEICKKLGIRKLYAASSESPDFWRKTIFKEVQTNEIKEPYAVQYINFIKSSFPKEFQCSHFFLLVLD; this comes from the coding sequence ATGAATTTAGAGTTGTTAACTAATAACTTAGTAATTGAAAAAGCAAGTCAAAGTGACTGGAAATCAATTTTAAAACTTCTTGAAGAAACAAGACTTACAAGATGGTTTTCAGGCAAAGAAAATTACAAAAATTTCTTTGTGATTAAAGACTCTAGTGATAATAACTCAATTTGTTGTTTTGCAATAGAATTTGAAAATAAAATTGGAATCTTAAAGTCTTTTGCTGTAAGAAAAGATCTACAAGGAAAAGGGATTGGAAAATTTATTACAAATAAAATACCTGAAATCTGTAAAAAGCTTGGCATAAGAAAACTTTATGCAGCAAGCAGTGAATCTCCTGACTTCTGGAGAAAAACGATTTTTAAAGAAGTTCAAACAAATGAAATAAAAGAACCTTATGCAGTACAATATATAAACTTTATAAAATCTAGCTTTCCAAAAGAGTTTCAGTGCTCACATTTTTTCTTACTAGTTCTTGATTAA
- a CDS encoding response regulator transcription factor, with protein MATRAKKSKSFEDIQLQEISSRPLRVLIVEDEPQVARLIELELSYEGYQVNIAKSGKEAIEVVGKFRPDLIIMNWILPDINGLEITRRIRSDGNDVPLIVLSEKNSLSDKVMSLDSGADDYITKPFATEELLARIRAVIRRKPQPMDGLLEYKDLSLDQFTRVSKRQDTILDLRAKEFALLRLFMLYPEQVLTREFIFDKVWGYNFLGESNVIEVYVRYLRTKLESIAPGRLLHTVRGVGYILKADHKSSDDDEVLD; from the coding sequence ATGGCTACAAGAGCAAAAAAATCTAAATCATTTGAAGATATCCAACTACAAGAGATATCTAGCAGGCCGCTGAGAGTTCTTATAGTAGAAGATGAACCTCAAGTAGCAAGATTAATTGAGCTTGAGCTTAGCTATGAAGGTTACCAAGTTAACATTGCAAAATCTGGTAAAGAAGCCATTGAAGTTGTAGGGAAATTTAGACCAGATTTAATAATCATGAATTGGATTTTGCCTGATATAAATGGTTTAGAAATTACTAGAAGGATTCGTTCGGATGGGAATGATGTTCCTCTAATTGTTCTCTCTGAAAAAAATTCTCTCTCAGATAAGGTGATGAGTTTGGATAGTGGTGCTGATGATTATATAACAAAACCTTTTGCTACAGAAGAACTTCTGGCCAGGATCAGGGCAGTAATAAGACGAAAACCACAGCCAATGGATGGACTTTTAGAGTACAAAGATTTATCTCTTGATCAATTTACAAGAGTATCTAAGCGACAAGATACAATTCTTGATTTACGTGCAAAAGAATTTGCTCTTTTAAGATTGTTTATGCTTTATCCAGAACAAGTTTTAACTAGAGAATTTATTTTTGATAAAGTATGGGGCTATAATTTTTTAGGTGAATCAAATGTTATTGAAGTTTATGTCAGATATTTAAGAACTAAATTAGAAAGTATTGCTCCTGGAAGATTACTTCATACTGTAAGAGGAGTAGGTTATATTTTAAAAGCTGACCACAAAAGCAGTGACGATGATGAAGTTTTAGATTAA